One Methylomonas sp. LL1 DNA window includes the following coding sequences:
- the cmoA gene encoding carboxy-S-adenosyl-L-methionine synthase CmoA → MNKDQVFKEEIQKISDFKFGTAVASVFDDMVNRSVPFYGEIQRMMAEQAADYAKTGTDVYDFGCATGTTLIGMNTSIAEDIRFVGIDDSSEMLAKCQTKLEEAGLNRPFELRVADLNQTVEISNASVAILCLTLQFVRPINREKLLKSIFNGLHSGGALILVEKILAEDNVFNRDFIKYYYNNKRRNHYSEMEISQKREALENILIPYKLSENITLLLDAGFSHCEVFFKWYNFAGLIAVKK, encoded by the coding sequence ATGAATAAGGATCAAGTTTTTAAAGAAGAAATCCAAAAAATTTCGGATTTTAAATTCGGCACTGCCGTTGCCAGTGTATTTGATGATATGGTCAACCGGTCGGTGCCATTTTATGGCGAAATTCAGCGCATGATGGCGGAACAAGCGGCTGATTATGCCAAGACAGGCACTGATGTCTATGATTTTGGCTGCGCTACCGGCACGACTTTAATCGGCATGAACACCTCGATAGCGGAAGATATTCGCTTCGTCGGTATCGATGACTCGTCTGAAATGCTGGCCAAATGTCAAACCAAACTGGAAGAAGCCGGTTTGAACCGCCCGTTCGAACTACGCGTTGCCGACTTAAATCAAACCGTCGAAATTTCTAACGCTTCGGTGGCAATTTTGTGCCTGACACTGCAGTTTGTCCGCCCCATTAATCGAGAAAAGTTATTGAAATCTATTTTTAATGGCTTACACAGCGGCGGCGCATTAATTCTGGTGGAAAAAATACTGGCGGAAGACAACGTCTTTAATAGAGACTTTATTAAATATTATTATAATAACAAGCGGCGCAATCATTACAGCGAGATGGAAATATCGCAAAAGCGCGAAGCCCTGGAAAATATTCTTATCCCCTACAAGCTCAGTGAAAATATCACATTATTACTGGACGCCGGCTTTTCCCATTGTGAAGTGTTTTTCAAATGGTATAACTTTGCCGGACTGATTGCGGTGAAAAAATAA